A region from the Afifella aestuarii genome encodes:
- a CDS encoding helix-turn-helix transcriptional regulator: MPDDTPNQLGIYLRDRRTRLDPASFGFVGGRRRTPGLRREEVAARANISPTWYTWLEQGRGGAPSADVLDRLAKGLMLTELEREHLYMLALGHPPEVRYQPVEGVTPRLQRVLDAMPLSPAIIKTALWDVVGWNRAAAALLIDYSKLPRERRNILRLMFSSSRVRAKQEGWESVARFVVGSFRADVARAGASGSAEVMRLVAELCEMSPEFEALWQDNDVVAHGEGVKCIHHPEAGMLDLEFSSFAVEGRPELGMIVYNPASPEDAERLRALIDAKTI, from the coding sequence GTGCCTGACGACACGCCAAATCAGCTCGGCATATACCTGCGCGACCGCCGCACGCGGCTCGATCCGGCGTCGTTCGGCTTCGTCGGAGGCCGGCGCCGAACGCCTGGGCTGCGCCGCGAGGAGGTGGCAGCTCGCGCAAATATCAGCCCGACCTGGTACACCTGGCTCGAGCAGGGGCGCGGCGGTGCGCCCTCGGCCGATGTGCTCGACCGGCTCGCCAAGGGGCTGATGCTGACGGAGCTCGAGCGCGAGCACCTTTATATGCTGGCCCTTGGCCATCCGCCGGAAGTGCGTTACCAGCCGGTCGAAGGCGTCACCCCGCGGCTCCAGCGCGTGCTCGACGCGATGCCGCTCAGCCCCGCCATCATCAAGACGGCGCTATGGGACGTCGTCGGCTGGAACAGGGCTGCAGCGGCGCTGTTGATCGACTATTCCAAGCTGCCGCGCGAGCGACGCAACATCCTCCGCCTCATGTTCAGCAGCTCCCGCGTGCGCGCCAAACAGGAGGGGTGGGAGAGCGTCGCTCGCTTCGTCGTCGGCTCGTTCCGGGCGGATGTGGCGCGAGCGGGCGCGAGCGGCAGCGCCGAGGTGATGCGGCTCGTTGCCGAGCTATGCGAGATGAGCCCCGAGTTCGAGGCGCTGTGGCAGGACAACGACGTGGTCGCGCATGGCGAGGGCGTGAAATGCATTCATCACCCGGAGGCCGGAATGCTCGATCTGGAATTCTCCTCCTTCGCCGTCGAAGGGCGGCCCGAGCTCGGCATGATCGTCTATAACCCGGCATCGCCAGAGGACGCCGAGCGCTTGCGAGCTCTCATCGACGCGAAAACGATCTAG
- a CDS encoding IclR family transcriptional regulator, whose amino-acid sequence MNKRLRADPSQPIDSLPYEDDSLFVRAAGRAMQVLSAFHHASGPLSLSEIALRAGIDRSAAQRLVHTLSKLGYLRRGPGDRGYLPGIRLLDHTLDVLRLDPVIQKATPVLLELRKTIRERVDFSLYDETRIIYALRMQSKRETFHATLVGHSVPTYCTAGGRALLSLLPDEAARDIIQRTPLHKYTAKTVVEPAAIMKIIQKARTDGYALVVEEFLHGEVALGVAISRGDGVPLGAIHVAGSLSEWTPEDFVKRASPLAMEAARAIMGSL is encoded by the coding sequence ATGAATAAGCGTCTACGGGCTGACCCCTCCCAACCGATCGATTCCCTCCCCTATGAGGACGACAGCCTCTTCGTCCGCGCGGCCGGCCGGGCCATGCAGGTTTTAAGCGCCTTTCATCACGCGTCCGGCCCTCTCAGCCTTTCGGAAATCGCCCTTCGCGCCGGCATCGACAGATCGGCCGCCCAGCGGCTCGTCCACACCCTCTCGAAACTGGGATATCTTCGGCGCGGCCCGGGCGATCGCGGCTATCTCCCCGGCATCCGCCTTCTCGACCACACGCTCGACGTGCTCCGGCTCGATCCCGTCATACAGAAAGCGACGCCCGTGCTCCTGGAGCTGCGCAAGACGATCCGCGAGCGCGTCGATTTCAGCCTCTATGACGAGACCCGCATCATCTACGCTCTGCGCATGCAGAGCAAACGCGAGACCTTCCACGCCACCCTCGTCGGCCACAGCGTGCCGACCTATTGCACGGCAGGCGGCCGGGCCCTCCTCTCGCTCCTGCCGGACGAGGCAGCACGCGACATCATCCAGCGCACGCCTTTGCACAAGTACACCGCCAAAACGGTCGTCGAGCCCGCCGCAATCATGAAGATAATCCAAAAGGCCCGCACCGACGGCTATGCCCTGGTTGTAGAGGAGTTTCTGCACGGTGAAGTCGCACTCGGCGTGGCGATCTCACGCGGCGACGGTGTCCCCCTCGGCGCAATCCACGTGGCGGGATCGCTGTCGGAATGGACGCCCGAGGATTTCGTCAAACGGGCCTCTCCGCTTGCCATGGAAGCGGCGCGGGCGATCATGGGCAGTCTCTGA